The Helicobacter pylori genome includes a window with the following:
- the hpaA gene encoding flagellar sheath lipoprotein HpaA — translation MKANGHFKDFAWKKCLLGASVVALLVGCSPHIIETNEVSLKLNYHPASEKVQALDEKILLLRPAFQYSDNIAKEYENKFKNQTTLKVEQILQNQGYKVINVDSSDKDDLSFSQKKEGYLAVAMNGEIVLRPDPKRTIQKKSEPGLLFSTGLDKMEGVLIPAGFVKVTILEPMSGESLDSFTMDLSELDIQEKFLKTTHSSHSGGLVSTMVKGTDNSNDAIKSALNKIFTSIMQEIDKKLTQKNLESYQKDAKELKNKRNR, via the coding sequence ATGAAAGCAAATGGTCATTTTAAAGATTTTGCATGGAAAAAATGCCTTTTAGGTGCGAGCGTGGTGGCTTTATTGGTGGGATGCAGCCCGCATATTATTGAAACCAATGAGGTCTCTTTGAAGTTGAATTACCATCCAGCTAGCGAGAAAGTTCAAGCGTTAGATGAAAAGATTTTGCTTTTAAGGCCAGCTTTTCAATACAGCGATAATATTGCTAAAGAGTATGAAAACAAATTCAAGAATCAAACCACGCTCAAGGTTGAACAGATTTTGCAAAATCAGGGCTATAAGGTTATCAATGTAGATAGCAGCGATAAAGACGATCTTTCTTTTTCGCAAAAAAAAGAAGGATATTTGGCGGTTGCTATGAATGGCGAAATTGTTTTACGCCCCGATCCTAAAAGGACCATACAGAAAAAATCAGAACCCGGGTTATTGTTCTCCACCGGTTTGGATAAAATGGAAGGGGTTTTAATCCCGGCCGGGTTTGTCAAGGTTACCATACTAGAGCCTATGAGTGGGGAATCTTTGGATTCTTTTACGATGGATTTGAGCGAGTTGGACATTCAAGAAAAATTCTTAAAAACCACCCATTCAAGCCATAGCGGAGGGTTAGTTAGCACTATGGTTAAGGGAACGGATAATTCTAATGACGCGATCAAGAGCGCTTTGAATAAGATTTTTACAAGTATCATGCAAGAAATAGACAAAAAACTCACTCAAAAGAATTTAGAATCTTATCAAAAAGACGCCAAGGAATTGAAAAACAAGAGAAACCGATAA
- the moaC gene encoding cyclic pyranopterin monophosphate synthase MoaC, giving the protein MLLTHLNEENQPKMVDIGDKETTERIAIASGRISMNKEAYDAIVNHGVKKGPVLQTAVIAGIMGAKKTSELIPMCHSIMLNGVDIDILEEKETCGFKLYARVKTQAKTGVEMEALMSVSVGLLTIYDMVKAIDKSMTISGVMLEHKSGGKSGDYNAKK; this is encoded by the coding sequence ATGCTACTCACTCATTTGAATGAAGAAAATCAGCCTAAAATGGTGGATATAGGGGATAAAGAAACCACTGAAAGAATCGCTATAGCGAGCGGTCGTATCAGCATGAATAAAGAGGCTTATGACGCTATTGTTAATCATGGCGTCAAAAAAGGTCCGGTGTTACAGACTGCGGTTATTGCTGGGATTATGGGAGCTAAAAAGACAAGCGAGCTCATTCCTATGTGCCATTCAATCATGCTCAATGGGGTGGATATTGATATTTTAGAAGAAAAAGAGACTTGCGGTTTCAAACTCTATGCGAGAGTTAAAACTCAAGCTAAAACGGGCGTAGAAATGGAAGCGCTAATGAGCGTGAGCGTAGGGCTTTTAACCATTTATGACATGGTGAAAGCCATTGATAAGAGCATGACAATTAGCGGTGTGATGTTGGAGCATAAAAGTGGAGGCAAAAGTGGGGATTATAACGCTAAAAAATAG
- the mog gene encoding molybdopterin adenylyltransferase, with translation MQTIHIGVLSASDRASKGIYEDLSGKAIQEVLSEYLLNPLEFYYEIVADERDLIEKSLIKMRDEYQCDLVVTTGGTGPALRDITPEATEKVCQKMLPGFGELMRMTSLKYVPTAILSRQSAGIRNKSLIVNLPGKPKSIRECLEAVFPAIPYCVDLILGNYMQVNEKNIQAFRPKQ, from the coding sequence ATGCAAACGATTCATATAGGCGTTTTGAGCGCGAGCGATAGAGCGTCAAAAGGGATTTATGAAGATTTAAGCGGCAAGGCGATACAAGAAGTGTTGAGCGAATACCTGCTCAATCCTTTAGAATTTTATTACGAAATTGTCGCTGATGAAAGGGATTTAATTGAAAAATCGCTGATTAAAATGCGCGATGAATACCAATGCGATCTAGTCGTTACTACAGGAGGCACAGGCCCTGCTTTAAGAGATATAACCCCAGAAGCCACAGAAAAAGTGTGCCAAAAAATGCTTCCTGGTTTTGGAGAGCTTATGCGAATGACCAGTTTAAAATATGTGCCTACAGCGATTCTATCGCGCCAGAGCGCTGGCATCAGGAATAAGAGTTTGATTGTCAATCTCCCTGGTAAGCCGAAAAGCATTAGAGAATGCTTAGAGGCGGTTTTTCCAGCGATTCCTTATTGCGTGGATTTGATTTTAGGGAATTATATGCAAGTGAATGAAAAAAACATTCAAGCGTTTCGCCCTAAACAATAA
- a CDS encoding molybdopterin synthase catalytic subunit, with amino-acid sequence MLKIIQGALDTEKLLKAYQEEACAKNFGAFCVFVGIVRGEGNIQGLSFDIYEALLKTWFEKWHHKAKDLGVVLKMAHSLGDVLIGQSSFLCVLMGKNRKNALELYEDFIEDFKHNAPIWKYYLIRNKCIYAKERSHLLKGSGLLA; translated from the coding sequence GTGTTAAAAATCATTCAAGGGGCATTAGATACGGAGAAGCTTTTAAAAGCCTATCAAGAGGAAGCTTGCGCGAAAAACTTTGGAGCGTTTTGTGTGTTTGTGGGGATTGTGAGAGGGGAGGGTAACATTCAAGGCTTGAGTTTTGATATTTATGAAGCGCTATTAAAGACTTGGTTTGAAAAATGGCACCATAAAGCCAAAGATTTGGGCGTGGTGTTAAAAATGGCGCACAGCCTGGGCGATGTTTTGATAGGGCAAAGCTCATTTTTATGCGTTTTAATGGGAAAGAATAGAAAAAATGCCTTAGAACTATACGAAGATTTTATTGAAGATTTTAAGCATAACGCTCCTATTTGGAAATACTATTTAATCCGCAATAAATGCATCTACGCTAAAGAAAGAAGCCACCTTTTAAAAGGGAGTGGGCTTTTAGCTTAA
- a CDS encoding MoaD/ThiS family protein gives MVEVRFFGPIKEENFSIKASDLKELRAVLQEKEGLKEWLGVCAIALNDRLIDNLNTPLKDGDVISLLPPVCGG, from the coding sequence ATGGTAGAAGTGCGATTTTTTGGACCCATAAAAGAAGAAAATTTTTCCATCAAAGCGAGTGATTTGAAGGAATTAAGAGCGGTTTTACAAGAAAAAGAGGGCTTAAAGGAGTGGTTGGGCGTTTGCGCGATAGCCCTTAATGATCGTTTAATAGACAATTTAAACACGCCTTTAAAAGATGGCGATGTAATAAGCTTGTTGCCGCCGGTTTGTGGGGGCTAG
- the ribA gene encoding GTP cyclohydrolase II, whose protein sequence is MKRLEVSNQAKLPTQFGEFYIQCFREKGSNGSKDHLVIFTPNFSQNPLVRLHSECLTGDALGSQKCDCGGALQMALERISKEGGLVIYLRQEGRGIGLFNKVNAYALQDKGYDTIQANEMIGFKDDERDYSIAGEILEYYGIKKMRLLTNNPKKIAALEKYAEVTRESLIVCANEHNQGYLEVKKLKMGHLL, encoded by the coding sequence TTGAAACGATTAGAAGTCTCTAACCAAGCCAAATTACCCACTCAATTTGGGGAGTTTTATATCCAATGTTTTAGAGAAAAGGGTTCTAATGGCTCTAAAGATCATTTAGTCATTTTCACCCCTAATTTTTCTCAAAACCCCTTAGTGCGTTTGCATTCAGAATGCTTAACCGGCGACGCTCTAGGCTCTCAAAAATGCGATTGTGGTGGGGCGTTGCAAATGGCGTTAGAAAGGATTTCTAAAGAAGGGGGGCTAGTGATTTATTTGCGCCAAGAAGGGCGTGGGATAGGGCTATTTAATAAAGTCAATGCTTACGCTTTGCAAGATAAGGGCTATGATACCATTCAAGCCAATGAAATGATAGGGTTTAAAGACGATGAAAGGGATTATAGTATTGCGGGTGAAATTTTAGAATATTACGGCATTAAAAAAATGCGCTTACTCACAAACAACCCTAAAAAAATCGCCGCTTTAGAAAAATACGCTGAAGTAACAAGAGAGAGCCTGATCGTGTGCGCTAATGAACACAATCAAGGGTATTTGGAAGTCAAAAAGCTCAAAATGGGGCATTTATTGTGA
- a CDS encoding DUF3943 domain-containing protein, producing MVIWGLGCSFLNANSIQLEETLRRPSKNLSWHYFKKKFKKSNTIPYTPNSRWKYLGTSVGILGVSLVIGIVGLYLMPESVTNWDREKFGIKSWFENVRMGPKLDNDSFIFNEILHPYFGAMYYMQPRMAGFSWMASAFFSFITSTLFWEYGLEAFVEVPSWQDLVITPLLGSILGEGFYQLTCYIQRNQGKLFGSLFLGRLAIALMDPIGFVIRDLGLGEALGIYNKHEIRSNLSPNGLNLTYKF from the coding sequence GTGGTTATTTGGGGGTTAGGCTGTAGTTTTTTAAACGCTAACAGCATTCAATTAGAAGAAACGCTCAGACGCCCTTCTAAAAATCTCTCATGGCATTATTTTAAAAAGAAGTTTAAAAAGAGCAACACGATCCCTTATACCCCAAACAGCCGTTGGAAATATTTAGGCACGAGTGTTGGGATTTTAGGCGTGTCTTTGGTGATAGGGATTGTTGGGTTGTATCTCATGCCAGAGAGCGTAACGAATTGGGATAGAGAAAAGTTTGGAATCAAAAGTTGGTTTGAAAATGTCCGCATGGGGCCAAAACTGGACAATGATAGTTTTATTTTCAATGAAATTTTGCACCCTTATTTTGGGGCCATGTATTATATGCAACCGCGCATGGCTGGGTTTAGCTGGATGGCATCAGCGTTTTTTTCTTTTATCACTTCCACGCTTTTTTGGGAATATGGCTTGGAAGCGTTTGTGGAAGTGCCTAGCTGGCAGGATTTAGTGATCACGCCTTTATTAGGCTCTATTTTAGGGGAAGGGTTTTACCAGCTCACGTGCTATATCCAACGCAACCAAGGCAAGCTTTTTGGCTCTTTATTTTTAGGGCGTTTAGCCATCGCTCTTATGGATCCTATCGGTTTTGTGATCAGGGATTTAGGGCTTGGGGAAGCTTTAGGGATTTATAATAAACATGAAATCCGTTCTAATTTAAGCCCCAATGGTTTGAATTTAACTTACAAATTCTAA
- a CDS encoding bifunctional 3,4-dihydroxy-2-butanone 4-phosphate synthase/GTP cyclohydrolase II: MILKRVTEALEAYKNGEMLIVMDDEDRENEGDLVLAGVFSTPEKINFMATHARGLICVSLTKDLAKKFELPPMVSVNDSNHETAFTVSIDAKEAKTGISAFERHLTIELLCKDATKPSDFVRPGHIFPLIAKDGGVLARTGHTEASVDLCKLAGLKPVSVICEIMKEDGSMARRGDKFLNDFAIKHNLKTLYVSDLISYRLENESLLKMFCQEEREFLKHQTRCYTFLDHQQKNHYAFKFKGATTNGLAPLVRFHPIKEDFDFLTTGAFEVFFKALEYLKREGGYLIFMNTHSKENNIVKDFGIGALVLKNLGIKDFRLLSSSEDRQYKALSGFGLKLVETISL, translated from the coding sequence ATGATCTTAAAACGAGTTACTGAAGCTTTAGAAGCGTATAAAAATGGCGAAATGCTTATTGTTATGGACGATGAAGACAGAGAAAATGAGGGGGATTTGGTTTTAGCCGGGGTTTTTTCTACCCCTGAGAAAATCAATTTCATGGCCACGCATGCTAGGGGGTTGATTTGCGTGTCTTTGACTAAAGATTTAGCGAAAAAATTTGAATTACCCCCTATGGTTAGCGTGAATGATTCTAACCATGAGACCGCTTTCACGGTTTCCATTGACGCTAAAGAAGCCAAAACCGGGATTTCTGCTTTTGAAAGGCATTTAACGATTGAATTGCTGTGTAAAGACGCCACCAAACCCAGCGATTTTGTGCGCCCGGGGCATATTTTCCCTTTAATCGCAAAAGATGGAGGCGTGTTAGCGCGCACGGGCCATACTGAAGCGAGCGTGGATTTGTGCAAATTAGCTGGATTAAAGCCCGTGAGCGTGATTTGTGAAATCATGAAAGAAGATGGCTCTATGGCGAGGAGAGGGGATAAATTTTTGAACGATTTCGCCATTAAACACAACCTTAAAACCCTCTATGTTTCTGATTTGATCAGCTATCGTTTAGAAAATGAAAGTTTGCTGAAAATGTTTTGCCAAGAAGAAAGGGAATTTTTAAAACACCAAACGCGATGCTACACTTTTTTAGACCACCAGCAAAAAAACCATTACGCTTTTAAGTTTAAGGGTGCAACAACCAATGGTTTAGCCCCTTTAGTGCGTTTCCACCCTATCAAAGAGGATTTTGATTTTTTAACGACTGGCGCGTTTGAAGTGTTTTTTAAGGCTTTAGAATATTTAAAGCGCGAAGGGGGTTATTTGATCTTTATGAACACGCATTCCAAAGAAAACAATATCGTTAAAGATTTTGGGATTGGGGCGTTAGTGTTAAAAAATTTGGGGATAAAGGATTTCAGGCTTTTAAGCTCTTCTGAAGACAGGCAGTATAAGGCTTTGAGCGGGTTTGGGCTTAAGCTTGTAGAAACGATTAGCCTTTAA
- a CDS encoding glycosyltransferase family 25 protein, with product MRVFIIHLSPKTCQNFSLKETHITPLLESLKLQGVSYEIFDAIYSKISPTQLHPLILEHLHPSFMVEDLWAFCENKKHPHCALKNFFYALKHCGKRMGFGELGCYASHYSLWQKCIELNEAICILEDDIVLKDRFKESLEFCDKHINELGYIRLMHLEENVAKQKTPVKGVSQILNFKDGIGTQGYVLAPKAAQKLLKYSAKEWVMPIDCVMDRHYWHGVKNYVLEEFAITCDGMNSQNSNTEKQRPKKLPLSIRIGRFLHKSAVKILDKVFRYSPKINQNLQTLE from the coding sequence ATGCGTGTTTTTATTATTCATTTAAGCCCAAAAACCTGTCAAAATTTTTCCTTAAAAGAAACTCATATAACCCCCCTTTTAGAGAGCCTTAAACTTCAAGGGGTCTCTTATGAAATTTTTGATGCGATCTATTCTAAAATCTCTCCCACTCAATTACACCCCTTGATTTTAGAGCATTTGCACCCTTCTTTTATGGTTGAAGATTTATGGGCTTTTTGTGAAAATAAAAAACACCCCCATTGCGCGTTAAAAAATTTCTTTTACGCGCTCAAGCATTGCGGGAAGAGGATGGGGTTTGGGGAGCTTGGGTGCTATGCGAGCCATTATTCGTTGTGGCAAAAATGCATAGAGCTCAATGAAGCGATCTGTATTTTAGAAGATGATATTGTTTTAAAAGATCGTTTTAAAGAGAGTCTGGAGTTTTGTGATAAACACATCAACGAGTTAGGCTATATCCGTTTGATGCATTTAGAAGAAAATGTGGCTAAACAAAAAACTCCCGTTAAAGGGGTTTCTCAAATCTTAAATTTTAAAGATGGCATTGGCACTCAAGGGTATGTTTTAGCCCCAAAAGCCGCGCAAAAATTATTGAAATACAGCGCGAAAGAATGGGTGATGCCTATAGATTGCGTGATGGATAGGCATTATTGGCATGGGGTCAAAAACTATGTGTTAGAAGAATTTGCGATTACTTGTGATGGAATGAATTCCCAAAACTCCAACACAGAAAAACAAAGGCCTAAAAAATTACCTTTAAGCATTAGGATTGGCCGTTTTTTGCATAAAAGCGCGGTTAAAATCTTGGATAAAGTTTTTAGGTATAGCCCAAAAATTAATCAGAATTTGCAAACATTAGAATAA
- a CDS encoding M48 family metallopeptidase produces the protein MLDDIPITIQKSKKIKTLSLNITPSLEVILKMPDSCSQARANAFLKEQEAWLKKTLSAMQEKHSLLHANLEKYQNKILVFDEVKNANDYTLTDLKKILKTYLEQQLPLSAQKMQTSYTHFSIRNNAKVLGSCSYHNRLSFALLLICAQKEAIDYVIIHELAHTIHKNHSQNFWRCVKTFCPNYRALREYLKQRVVFYTQLLKQLQP, from the coding sequence ATGTTAGATGATATTCCTATTACCATTCAAAAAAGTAAAAAAATCAAAACCCTAAGCTTGAATATCACGCCCTCTTTAGAAGTGATTCTCAAAATGCCCGATTCTTGCTCTCAAGCTAGGGCGAACGCTTTTTTAAAAGAACAAGAAGCTTGGCTCAAAAAAACCCTTTCAGCCATGCAAGAAAAACACTCGCTCTTGCACGCTAACCTAGAAAAATATCAAAACAAAATCCTTGTGTTTGATGAGGTGAAAAACGCCAACGATTACACCCTAACAGATCTTAAAAAAATCTTAAAAACTTATTTAGAGCAGCAACTCCCTTTAAGCGCTCAAAAAATGCAAACTTCATACACCCATTTCAGCATTAGAAATAACGCTAAAGTTTTAGGGAGCTGCTCTTATCATAACCGCTTGAGTTTTGCTTTATTACTGATTTGCGCCCAAAAAGAAGCGATTGATTATGTCATTATCCATGAGCTCGCCCACACGATCCACAAAAACCATTCTCAAAATTTCTGGCGTTGCGTAAAAACCTTTTGCCCTAATTACCGCGCTCTAAGAGAGTATTTAAAACAAAGGGTTGTTTTTTATACCCAACTGCTCAAGCAACTACAGCCATAA
- a CDS encoding TonB-dependent receptor family protein, with translation MNGYLRVKTPYFLASVVLTFWTFNSFMIAKDKHHFLKKVTTTEQKFSSTAPLSWQSEEVRNSTSSRTVISNKELKKTGNLNIENALQNVPGIQIRDATGTGVLPKISVRGFGGGGNGHSNTGMILVNGIPIYGAPYSNIELAIFPVTFQSVDRIDVIKGGTSVQYGPNTFGGVVNIITKEIPKEWENQAAERITFWGRSSNGNFVDPEEKGKPLAQTLGNQMLFNTYGRTAGMLGKYIGISAQGNWINGQGFRQNSPTKVQNYLLDAIYKINATNTFKAYYQYYQYNSYHPGTLSAQDYAYNRFINERPDNQDGGRAKRFGIVYQNYFGDPDRKVGGDFKFTYFTHDMSRDFGFSNQYQSVYMSSQNKILPFKGKGEISAKNPNCGLYSYSDTNSPCWQFFDNIRRFVVNAFEPKLNLIVNTGKVKQTFNMGMRFLTEDLYRRSTTRKNPSMPNNSSGFDAGTSLNNFNNYTAVYASDEINFNDGMLTITPGLRYTFLNYEKKDAPPFKEGQVPKTIKDRYNQWNPAVNVGYKPIKDWLFYFNYQRSYIPPQFSNIGSFVGASTDYFQIFNVMEGGSRYYFNNQVSFNANYFVIFANNYFTGRYGDNKEPVNARSQGVELELYYTPIRGLNLHAAYTFIDANITSHTMVTNPANPKGPKKDIFGKKLPFVSPHQFILDASYTYAKTTIGLSSFFYSTAYSDVLNTVPFTQYAPTIKNGTIVTKTAGMTPWYWVWNLQISSTLWERKKQSVSASLQINNIFNMKYWFSGIGTSPNGKEAAPPRSITAYVSYHF, from the coding sequence ATGAATGGTTATTTGAGGGTAAAAACCCCGTATTTTTTAGCGTCGGTCGTTTTGACTTTTTGGACTTTTAATTCTTTTATGATCGCAAAAGATAAGCACCATTTTTTAAAAAAAGTTACAACCACTGAGCAAAAATTCAGCTCAACCGCGCCGCTTTCATGGCAAAGCGAAGAAGTGCGTAATTCCACAAGCTCTCGCACGGTGATTTCCAACAAAGAACTCAAAAAAACGGGTAATTTGAATATTGAAAACGCTTTGCAAAACGTGCCTGGGATTCAAATCAGAGACGCTACAGGCACAGGCGTGTTGCCCAAAATTTCGGTGCGCGGTTTTGGTGGGGGAGGTAACGGGCATAGCAATACGGGCATGATTTTAGTCAATGGTATCCCCATTTATGGCGCGCCGTATTCTAATATTGAACTGGCGATTTTCCCTGTAACCTTCCAGTCAGTGGATAGGATTGATGTGATTAAAGGGGGAACGAGCGTGCAATATGGCCCTAACACTTTTGGAGGCGTGGTGAATATCATCACTAAAGAAATCCCTAAAGAGTGGGAAAATCAAGCGGCTGAAAGGATCACTTTTTGGGGGCGATCCTCTAATGGGAATTTTGTCGATCCTGAAGAAAAAGGTAAGCCTTTAGCCCAAACTTTAGGAAACCAAATGCTGTTTAACACTTATGGGCGAACGGCCGGGATGTTGGGTAAGTATATAGGAATTAGCGCCCAAGGCAATTGGATTAACGGGCAAGGTTTCAGGCAAAACAGCCCTACAAAGGTGCAAAACTACTTGTTGGATGCGATCTATAAGATCAATGCGACCAACACTTTTAAAGCTTATTACCAATATTATCAATACAATTCTTACCATCCAGGCACTTTGAGTGCACAAGATTACGCCTATAACCGCTTCATTAATGAGCGCCCTGACAATCAAGATGGAGGGCGAGCCAAACGCTTTGGGATCGTGTATCAAAATTATTTTGGCGATCCGGATAGGAAAGTGGGGGGAGATTTTAAATTCACTTATTTCACGCATGACATGAGTAGGGATTTTGGGTTTTCCAACCAATACCAAAGCGTGTATATGAGCAGTCAAAATAAGATTTTACCCTTTAAAGGAAAAGGAGAAATTAGCGCGAAAAACCCTAATTGCGGTTTGTATTCTTATAGCGACACGAACAGCCCTTGTTGGCAATTTTTTGACAATATCCGCCGCTTCGTGGTGAATGCCTTTGAGCCAAAACTCAATCTTATCGTCAATACCGGTAAAGTCAAACAAACTTTTAATATGGGAATGCGCTTTTTAACTGAAGATTTATACCGCCGATCCACCACTAGGAAAAACCCTAGCATGCCTAATAATAGTAGTGGGTTTGATGCAGGAACTTCACTCAATAATTTCAACAATTATACTGCTGTGTATGCCAGCGATGAAATCAATTTCAATGACGGCATGCTAACGATCACGCCGGGCTTGAGATACACTTTTTTAAATTACGAAAAAAAAGACGCTCCCCCTTTTAAAGAAGGTCAAGTCCCAAAAACCATTAAAGATCGTTATAACCAATGGAATCCAGCAGTGAATGTCGGTTATAAACCCATTAAAGATTGGTTGTTTTATTTCAACTATCAAAGAAGTTACATTCCGCCACAGTTCAGCAATATCGGTAGTTTTGTAGGCGCAAGCACGGATTATTTTCAAATCTTTAATGTCATGGAAGGCGGCTCAAGATATTATTTCAACAATCAAGTGAGTTTTAACGCGAATTATTTTGTGATTTTTGCGAATAACTATTTTACCGGGCGCTATGGGGATAATAAAGAACCGGTCAATGCGAGATCGCAAGGCGTGGAGTTAGAGTTGTATTACACGCCAATTAGAGGGCTTAATCTCCATGCGGCTTACACTTTTATAGATGCTAATATCACAAGCCACACGATGGTTACTAACCCTGCTAATCCTAAAGGGCCTAAAAAAGATATTTTTGGCAAAAAACTCCCTTTTGTCAGCCCGCACCAATTTATTTTAGACGCGAGCTACACTTACGCTAAAACCACGATTGGGTTGAGCTCTTTCTTTTATAGCACGGCTTATAGCGATGTGTTAAACACCGTGCCTTTCACTCAATACGCGCCCACGATCAAAAACGGCACTATCGTTACCAAAACAGCGGGCATGACGCCGTGGTATTGGGTGTGGAATTTGCAAATTTCTAGCACTTTGTGGGAACGCAAAAAGCAAAGCGTTAGTGCGAGCTTGCAGATCAATAACATTTTTAACATGAAATATTGGTTTAGCGGGATAGGCACTAGCCCTAATGGTAAAGAAGCCGCACCTCCTAGAAGCATCACAGCGTATGTGAGCTATCATTTTTAA
- the acpS gene encoding holo-ACP synthase — MIGIDIVSVARIEKCVKRFKMKFLERFLSPSEIVLCKDKSSSIAGFFALKEACSKALQVGIGKELSFLDMHISKSPKNAPLITLSKEKMDYFNIQSLSASISHDAGFAIAVVMVSASNR, encoded by the coding sequence ATGATTGGCATAGATATTGTCTCTGTTGCTAGGATAGAAAAGTGCGTAAAACGCTTTAAAATGAAGTTTTTAGAGCGTTTTTTATCGCCAAGTGAGATCGTTTTATGTAAGGATAAATCCAGCAGTATCGCCGGGTTTTTCGCGCTTAAAGAGGCTTGCTCTAAAGCCCTTCAAGTGGGTATTGGTAAGGAATTGAGCTTTTTAGACATGCATATTTCTAAAAGCCCTAAAAACGCCCCCTTAATCACCCTTTCTAAAGAAAAAATGGATTATTTCAATATCCAAAGCTTGAGCGCGAGCATCAGCCATGACGCTGGTTTTGCGATAGCGGTTGTGATGGTTTCTGCGTCAAATAGATAA
- the fliL gene encoding flagellar basal body-associated protein FliL, with product MAEEQENTAQQPPKKSKALLFVIIGSVLVMLLLVGVIIMLLMGNKEESKENASKNTQEVQANPMANKNQEAKEGSNIQQYLVLGPLYAIDAPFAVNLVSQNGRRYLKASISLELSNEKLLNEVKVKDTAIKDTIIEILSSKSVEEVVTNKGKNKLKDEIKSHLNSFLIDGFIKNVFFTDFIIQ from the coding sequence ATGGCAGAAGAACAAGAAAATACCGCGCAACAACCTCCCAAAAAAAGTAAAGCCCTTTTATTTGTCATTATCGGGAGCGTGTTAGTGATGCTTTTATTGGTGGGGGTGATTATCATGCTACTTATGGGGAATAAGGAAGAATCTAAAGAAAACGCTTCTAAAAACACCCAAGAAGTTCAAGCTAATCCTATGGCGAATAAAAATCAAGAGGCCAAAGAAGGCTCTAATATCCAGCAATATTTGGTGCTTGGGCCTTTGTATGCGATTGATGCGCCTTTTGCGGTGAATTTGGTTTCTCAAAATGGCAGACGCTACCTTAAGGCTTCTATTTCGTTAGAATTGAGTAATGAAAAGCTTTTAAATGAAGTCAAGGTTAAGGACACAGCGATTAAAGACACGATTATAGAAATTCTATCGTCTAAAAGCGTGGAAGAAGTGGTTACCAATAAAGGCAAAAACAAGCTTAAAGATGAAATTAAGAGCCATTTGAATTCGTTTTTGATTGATGGCTTTATTAAAAATGTCTTTTTCACTGATTTTATCATCCAATAA
- the rsmD gene encoding 16S rRNA (guanine(966)-N(2))-methyltransferase RsmD, producing MPNHQPVKKFKIIGGACKGLGLNLPEISSTRPTKAIVRESFFNTLQAEIRGAHFIEVFSGSASMGLEALSRGAKSAVFFEQNKSAYATLLENISLFKNRLKKEIEIQTFLDDAFKLLPTLCLKNGVLNILYFDPPFETSGFLGIYEKCFQALETLLKRFNPKNLLVVFEHESAHEMPKSLVTLAIIKQKKFGKTTLTYFQ from the coding sequence ATGCCAAATCATCAGCCAGTAAAAAAATTTAAGATTATTGGGGGGGCTTGTAAGGGATTGGGTTTGAATTTGCCTGAAATTTCTAGCACGCGCCCCACGAAAGCGATCGTAAGAGAGTCGTTTTTTAACACCTTGCAAGCAGAAATTAGGGGAGCGCATTTTATAGAGGTGTTTTCAGGAAGCGCTTCTATGGGTTTAGAGGCTTTGAGTAGGGGGGCTAAAAGTGCAGTGTTTTTTGAGCAAAATAAAAGCGCTTATGCCACGCTTTTAGAAAATATTTCCCTTTTTAAAAACCGCCTGAAAAAGGAAATTGAAATTCAAACCTTTTTAGATGACGCTTTCAAGCTTTTGCCCACTCTGTGTTTAAAAAATGGCGTTTTGAATATCCTTTATTTTGATCCTCCTTTTGAAACAAGCGGGTTTTTAGGGATTTATGAAAAGTGTTTTCAAGCTTTAGAAACATTATTGAAACGCTTCAATCCAAAAAATCTTTTAGTGGTTTTTGAGCATGAAAGCGCGCATGAAATGCCTAAAAGTCTTGTAACTTTAGCTATAATCAAACAGAAAAAATTTGGAAAAACCACTTTAACTTATTTTCAATAG